A stretch of Sulfitobacter sp. THAF37 DNA encodes these proteins:
- the ahcY gene encoding adenosylhomocysteinase — translation MAKDYIVKDINLAAYGRKELDIAETEMPGLMACREEYGESKPLSGARIVGSLHMTIQTAVLIETLVALGADVRWASCNIFSTQDHAAAAIAEGGTPVFAIKGQSLEEHWDYLDKSFLFDDGPNMILDDGGDATLYVLLGARAEAGEDVIPVPQSEEEEVIKKQIAKRMKESPGWFTKVRDQIKGVSEETTTGVHRLYDLHKKGQLPFPAINVNDSVTKSKFDNKYGCKESLVDGIRRATDTMMAGKVAVVMGYGDVGKGSAASLAGAGARVKVTEVDPICALQAAMDGFEVTTLEDVVATADIFITTTGNKDVIRIEHMREMKDMAIVGNIGHFDNEIQVAALKNHKWTNIKEQVDMIEMPNGNRLILLSEGRLLNLGNATGHPSFVMSASFTNQVLAQIELWTKGDEYKPGVYILPKHLDEKVARLHLDRIGVKLSKLSPDQAAYIGVTPEGPFKPEHYRY, via the coding sequence ATGGCCAAAGACTATATCGTTAAGGACATAAATCTTGCGGCCTATGGCCGCAAGGAACTGGATATCGCGGAAACAGAAATGCCGGGCCTGATGGCCTGCCGCGAAGAATATGGTGAAAGCAAGCCGCTGAGCGGCGCGCGCATCGTCGGCTCGCTGCACATGACGATCCAGACCGCTGTTCTGATTGAAACGCTTGTGGCGCTGGGTGCGGATGTGCGCTGGGCGTCCTGCAACATCTTCTCCACTCAGGACCATGCTGCCGCAGCAATTGCCGAAGGCGGAACGCCGGTTTTCGCGATCAAGGGCCAGAGCCTCGAAGAGCATTGGGATTACCTCGACAAATCGTTCCTGTTCGATGACGGCCCGAACATGATCCTGGACGATGGTGGCGATGCGACGCTGTATGTTCTGCTGGGCGCGCGCGCCGAGGCGGGCGAGGACGTGATCCCGGTGCCGCAGTCCGAAGAAGAGGAAGTGATCAAGAAGCAGATCGCCAAGCGGATGAAGGAAAGCCCCGGCTGGTTCACCAAAGTGCGTGACCAGATCAAAGGCGTTTCCGAAGAGACCACGACAGGTGTTCATCGCCTTTATGATCTGCACAAGAAGGGTCAGCTGCCGTTCCCCGCGATCAACGTGAACGACAGTGTGACCAAATCGAAGTTCGACAACAAGTACGGCTGCAAGGAATCGCTGGTCGACGGCATCCGCCGCGCAACGGACACCATGATGGCGGGCAAGGTTGCCGTGGTCATGGGCTACGGCGATGTTGGCAAGGGGTCCGCCGCGTCGCTGGCGGGTGCCGGTGCCCGCGTGAAGGTGACTGAAGTCGATCCGATCTGTGCGCTGCAGGCCGCGATGGACGGTTTCGAAGTCACCACGCTGGAAGATGTGGTCGCCACCGCTGACATCTTTATCACCACCACCGGCAACAAGGATGTGATCCGCATCGAGCACATGCGCGAGATGAAGGACATGGCCATCGTCGGCAACATCGGCCACTTCGACAACGAGATCCAGGTCGCTGCCCTGAAGAACCACAAGTGGACCAACATCAAGGAACAGGTGGACATGATCGAGATGCCGAATGGCAATCGTCTGATCCTGCTGTCCGAAGGCCGTCTGCTCAACCTCGGCAACGCGACGGGCCATCCGTCCTTTGTGATGTCAGCATCCTTTACGAACCAGGTTCTGGCGCAGATTGAACTCTGGACCAAGGGCGACGAATACAAGCCCGGCGTTTATATCCTGCCCAAGCATCTGGACGAGAAGGTTGCGCGTCTGCACCTTGATCGGATCGGGGTCAAACTGAGCAAGCTGAGCCCCGATCAGGCCGCTTATATCGGCGTGACACCTGAGGGTCCGTTCAAGCCGGAACACTACCGGTACTAA
- a CDS encoding PRC-barrel domain-containing protein produces the protein MKLVTLRTTVAAIAITSAASAWAQSDLNADANADASADVETSTTVDNALENSGDAIESTADALGDAIEDTSQAIADGAEDAYEATEDTAEAATEDTNAEADANVTAETDTEVTETDSTATADAQSEQVAPDAEMVDGFSGMTVADIVGQSVVEANGRTVGDVDHVIRNGDEIAVVIGMGGFLGIGQHDVAVPLSQVTQGADGTLQLSDTTEEELNLMPEVDLDAATELSADQSI, from the coding sequence ATGAAGCTTGTCACGCTGAGAACTACCGTCGCTGCAATTGCGATTACCTCCGCCGCTTCCGCATGGGCACAGTCGGACTTGAATGCCGACGCAAACGCAGACGCATCGGCCGATGTGGAAACGTCGACCACCGTGGACAACGCACTGGAAAACAGCGGTGACGCCATTGAGAGCACCGCTGACGCACTGGGCGATGCTATTGAGGACACGAGCCAGGCCATCGCGGATGGTGCCGAAGATGCCTATGAGGCAACGGAAGACACCGCAGAGGCGGCTACCGAAGACACGAATGCCGAAGCAGATGCGAATGTGACCGCCGAGACCGACACAGAGGTGACTGAAACAGACAGCACTGCCACGGCGGACGCGCAGTCCGAGCAGGTCGCGCCCGATGCCGAAATGGTCGACGGCTTTTCCGGCATGACCGTTGCCGATATCGTCGGCCAATCGGTTGTCGAAGCCAATGGTCGCACCGTCGGCGACGTGGACCATGTGATCAGGAATGGTGATGAGATCGCCGTCGTCATCGGCATGGGCGGTTTCCTCGGGATCGGACAGCATGATGTGGCTGTCCCGCTCAGCCAAGTGACGCAGGGTGCCGACGGCACACTTCAGCTGTCCGACACCACGGAAGAGGAACTGAACCTGATGCCGGAAGTGGACCTGGACGCCGCGACCGAACTTTCTGCAGATCAGTCGATCTGA
- a CDS encoding DUF2853 family protein, translating to MGKRDEWIAKYADDLKNKCGMTPDMDLLTKVTIGCGPSIYDADAQTVASSQESELELVKKNFLMKKLGLPDGPNLMEAIHSVVETYGKSERNKYRAVIYYMLTKHFGKEAVYG from the coding sequence ATGGGAAAACGTGACGAATGGATCGCCAAATACGCGGATGATCTGAAGAACAAATGCGGCATGACACCTGACATGGATCTGCTCACGAAGGTGACGATCGGTTGCGGTCCGTCCATCTATGACGCGGACGCCCAGACTGTCGCCAGCAGCCAAGAAAGCGAGCTGGAGCTGGTGAAGAAGAACTTTCTCATGAAGAAGCTCGGCCTGCCGGATGGACCGAACCTGATGGAAGCCATTCATTCGGTTGTCGAAACCTATGGCAAATCCGAGCGGAACAAATACCGCGCCGTGATCTACTACATGCTGACCAAGCATTTCGGGAAAGAAGCGGTTTACGGCTGA
- a CDS encoding DUF1761 domain-containing protein: protein MGYLAVIAAAAAGFAVGAVWYMLLAKPWMAAAGIKVGPDGKPEGNGSALPFVLSAVAMLLVAGMMRHIFALSGIHLPGEGLVSGLGVGLFFISPWIMINNAYAGRPLRLTLIDGGYATLGCAVIGLVLTLF, encoded by the coding sequence ATGGGTTATCTGGCTGTGATCGCCGCTGCCGCTGCAGGTTTTGCCGTTGGCGCGGTCTGGTACATGTTGTTGGCGAAACCGTGGATGGCGGCAGCAGGCATCAAGGTTGGGCCCGATGGCAAGCCCGAGGGCAACGGCTCGGCCCTGCCTTTCGTGCTTTCCGCTGTCGCAATGCTGCTTGTAGCGGGCATGATGCGGCACATCTTTGCCCTGTCCGGGATCCACCTGCCCGGCGAAGGGCTGGTGTCCGGCCTTGGTGTCGGGCTGTTCTTCATCAGCCCCTGGATCATGATCAATAACGCCTATGCCGGGCGGCCTCTTCGGCTCACGCTGATAGACGGGGGCTATGCGACGCTGGGCTGTGCAGTGATCGGGCTGGTGCTGACGCTGTTCTGA
- a CDS encoding EVE domain-containing protein produces the protein MAHWLFKSEPNTWGWDDQVAKGDKGEEWDGVRNYQARNFMRDMKVGDRGFFYHSLKEKSVVGIVEVINEAHPDSTTEDDRWECVDIKAVRPFTRSVSLDEIKADERLTDMVLVRNSRLSVQPVTDEEWRIVCALGKTTP, from the coding sequence ATGGCGCATTGGCTTTTCAAATCCGAGCCGAACACATGGGGCTGGGACGATCAGGTTGCCAAAGGAGACAAGGGCGAAGAGTGGGACGGCGTGCGCAACTACCAGGCGCGCAACTTCATGCGCGACATGAAGGTGGGCGACCGGGGGTTTTTCTATCATTCCCTGAAAGAGAAATCGGTCGTCGGGATTGTCGAGGTCATCAACGAGGCGCATCCGGACAGCACCACCGAAGATGATCGCTGGGAATGCGTGGACATCAAGGCCGTCAGGCCATTCACACGCAGCGTCTCCCTGGACGAGATCAAGGCAGACGAACGGCTTACGGACATGGTATTGGTCAGGAACTCGCGGTTGTCTGTACAGCCGGTAACGGATGAGGAATGGCGCATCGTCTGCGCGCTGGGCAAGACGACGCCCTGA
- a CDS encoding YciI family protein codes for MFVVLIAKDKPGAQDIRAENRPAHLEYLKSTDMVAQAGPLLNEDEAMIGSLIVLDVPDMAAAEAWAANDPYAKAGLFADVSLTHWNRVIG; via the coding sequence ATGTTTGTTGTTCTCATCGCCAAAGACAAGCCGGGAGCGCAGGATATTCGCGCCGAAAACCGGCCGGCACACCTGGAATACCTCAAATCCACCGACATGGTCGCACAGGCCGGTCCTTTGCTGAACGAAGATGAGGCAATGATCGGGTCGTTGATCGTGCTCGATGTGCCGGACATGGCCGCAGCAGAGGCCTGGGCCGCCAACGATCCCTATGCCAAGGCCGGGCTTTTCGCGGACGTGAGCCTGACCCACTGGAACAGGGTCATCGGCTGA
- a CDS encoding NAD(P)H-dependent glycerol-3-phosphate dehydrogenase yields the protein MSFSVLGAGAFGTALAISLCGNGPVTLWARRPGDMETTRVNTARLPDCPFPPNLQVTDNLTEAVGADVILLAVPLQKLREVLRAHADVLRGKRLVACCKGMEIGSGLGPVSIIAAEVPDATAAILTGPSFAADIARGLPTALTLGCADEDAAKALQQALTTDNLRLYRTTDTIGAELGGALKNVIAIACGAAMGAGLGESARAALLTRGFAELKRLARHLDARPETLSGLSGFGDLVLTCTSPQSRNYRLGQSIGEGGTFDRAVTVEGAATAKAVHRLALKAGLDLPITAVVAGLIENRQDVSSAMASLLARSLKEE from the coding sequence ATGAGCTTCTCGGTTCTCGGGGCGGGGGCGTTTGGCACCGCACTGGCCATTTCGCTTTGCGGAAACGGACCGGTGACACTCTGGGCGCGGCGGCCCGGGGACATGGAAACCACGCGGGTCAACACGGCACGATTGCCGGATTGTCCCTTTCCCCCCAACTTGCAAGTTACGGATAACCTGACAGAGGCCGTGGGGGCCGACGTGATCTTGCTCGCTGTTCCTTTGCAGAAACTCCGTGAGGTGCTGCGGGCTCATGCCGATGTTCTGAGGGGCAAACGGCTGGTCGCCTGTTGCAAGGGGATGGAGATCGGCAGCGGCCTGGGCCCGGTGTCGATAATCGCGGCGGAAGTTCCCGATGCCACCGCGGCCATTCTGACCGGTCCCAGCTTTGCCGCTGATATTGCCAGGGGTCTGCCCACCGCCTTGACCCTTGGCTGCGCAGATGAAGACGCGGCAAAGGCGCTTCAACAGGCTCTGACAACGGACAATCTGCGGCTTTACCGCACGACCGATACCATCGGGGCGGAACTGGGCGGGGCCCTGAAGAACGTCATCGCCATTGCCTGCGGTGCCGCGATGGGCGCCGGACTGGGCGAAAGCGCGCGGGCTGCGTTGCTGACCCGCGGGTTCGCCGAACTGAAGCGTCTCGCCCGACATCTCGACGCGCGGCCTGAAACGCTCTCCGGTCTGTCCGGGTTCGGCGATCTTGTGCTGACCTGTACCTCGCCCCAATCGCGGAACTACCGCTTGGGACAATCCATCGGCGAGGGCGGCACGTTCGACCGGGCCGTGACCGTTGAAGGGGCCGCGACCGCCAAGGCTGTGCATCGTCTCGCGCTGAAGGCCGGTCTGGATCTACCGATCACGGCTGTTGTTGCCGGTCTGATCGAGAACAGGCAAGATGTATCAAGCGCCATGGCGTCCCTCCTGGCGCGATCACTGAAGGAAGAATAG
- the tsaD gene encoding tRNA (adenosine(37)-N6)-threonylcarbamoyltransferase complex transferase subunit TsaD encodes MSHPRTILGLESSCDDTAAAVVRVDEQGARVLSSVVLGQAQLHAAYGGVVPEIAARAHAEKLDICVEQALTKAQTTFSRIDGIAVTAGPGLIGGVLSGVMCAKGLAAATGKPLYGVNHLAGHALTPRLTDGVAYPYLMLLVSGGHCQFLLVSGPDAFSRLGGTIDDAPGEAFDKIARLIGLPQPGGPAIEGAAQGGDPERFVFPRPLLDRAGCDMSFSGLKTAVLRTRDSLIADRGGLTRQDQADLAAGFQAAVVDVLAEKSRRALSAPEAAGVRSFCVAGGVAANQAIGSALETVSDAFGASFVAPPLALCTDNAAMIAFAAAEQAGTRAPDGMTLAARPRWPLDRVQAPMLGSGKKGAKA; translated from the coding sequence ATGTCACACCCTCGGACGATCCTCGGACTGGAAAGCAGCTGCGATGATACCGCGGCAGCGGTCGTTAGAGTGGATGAGCAGGGCGCGCGGGTGTTGTCATCGGTGGTCTTGGGACAGGCACAACTGCACGCAGCCTACGGCGGTGTCGTCCCCGAAATCGCCGCGCGTGCCCATGCGGAAAAGCTGGATATCTGTGTCGAACAGGCTCTGACAAAGGCACAAACCACGTTTTCCCGGATTGACGGCATCGCGGTCACTGCCGGTCCGGGGCTGATTGGCGGCGTCTTATCTGGCGTAATGTGCGCAAAGGGACTGGCGGCGGCCACAGGCAAGCCGCTTTATGGAGTGAACCACCTGGCGGGGCACGCGCTGACCCCAAGGCTGACGGACGGCGTCGCCTATCCCTATCTGATGCTGCTGGTATCTGGAGGGCACTGCCAGTTCCTGCTGGTCTCCGGCCCGGATGCCTTCAGTCGCCTGGGAGGTACCATCGACGACGCACCGGGCGAGGCTTTCGACAAGATTGCCCGCCTGATCGGCCTGCCGCAACCCGGCGGTCCGGCGATTGAAGGCGCGGCGCAAGGGGGCGACCCCGAACGCTTTGTCTTCCCACGGCCCTTGCTGGATCGGGCCGGCTGCGACATGTCCTTTTCGGGTCTCAAAACCGCGGTGCTGCGGACCCGCGACAGCCTGATCGCCGATCGGGGAGGACTGACCCGGCAGGATCAGGCCGATCTTGCAGCAGGATTCCAAGCAGCCGTGGTGGATGTTCTGGCCGAAAAGAGCCGCCGCGCCCTCTCCGCGCCGGAGGCGGCGGGCGTGCGCAGTTTCTGCGTTGCCGGTGGTGTGGCCGCAAATCAGGCTATCGGATCGGCGTTAGAGACTGTTTCCGACGCTTTCGGCGCCTCCTTTGTCGCGCCGCCGCTGGCCTTGTGTACGGACAACGCCGCGATGATCGCATTCGCCGCGGCGGAACAGGCAGGCACCCGCGCGCCCGATGGCATGACGCTCGCTGCGCGGCCCCGCTGGCCGCTGGACCGGGTGCAGGCCCCCATGCTGGGAAGTGGCAAGAAGGGTGCAAAGGCATGA
- a CDS encoding uroporphyrinogen-III synthase — MSKPVLLLTRPEDKSQAFFDGLTPDVTARATLIVSPLLDIVPTGEVPRLADAWGVVFTSAQAVRLAPEGQGRPAFCVGETTAETAAARGWEVRQVSATADDLLAELDGSQIGGPMVHLGGRHLRVDIARALRARGVEAISQTLYDQKLRPLSDAAQSALTGGAPVVAPLFSLRTATHLVAQAADLGRVHVAAISPAVASAVSDRNCAAVMTVARPTADEMRRSVEKLLSDGGLA, encoded by the coding sequence ATGAGCAAGCCAGTTCTGCTGTTGACCAGGCCCGAGGACAAGTCCCAGGCGTTTTTTGACGGCTTGACGCCTGATGTCACCGCGCGGGCAACGCTGATCGTTTCTCCGTTGCTCGACATCGTCCCGACCGGCGAAGTTCCGCGATTGGCCGATGCCTGGGGGGTGGTCTTTACCTCTGCGCAGGCGGTCAGACTTGCACCGGAGGGGCAGGGCCGACCTGCCTTCTGCGTCGGAGAGACCACGGCAGAAACGGCAGCGGCCCGCGGTTGGGAGGTCCGGCAAGTCAGCGCCACGGCGGACGACCTGCTTGCGGAGCTGGATGGGAGCCAGATCGGCGGACCGATGGTCCACTTGGGCGGTCGGCACCTGAGAGTCGATATCGCCAGGGCGCTTCGGGCACGGGGTGTCGAAGCGATTTCGCAAACATTGTATGATCAGAAGCTTCGCCCCCTGAGCGATGCGGCGCAATCCGCGCTGACAGGCGGCGCACCCGTGGTCGCACCCTTGTTTTCGCTCCGCACCGCAACACATCTTGTCGCGCAGGCGGCGGACCTCGGGCGGGTCCATGTCGCCGCGATCAGCCCTGCGGTGGCATCGGCTGTATCAGACAGGAATTGTGCTGCGGTCATGACGGTGGCCCGGCCGACTGCTGATGAAATGCGCCGCAGCGTTGAAAAGCTGTTGTCTGATGGCGGGTTGGCTTGA
- a CDS encoding COG4223 family protein produces MASDTKADAPVSSASAAAKKASAKPDAKETKKADTTPPTKASSTAATAHNPAASAPAAPTDGARTADIDPTRKDPKTAFQPTRRVIAKSTDSIETASPTRPPEAASHQSGRSGSIFWPLVLGGVVAAVLGFAASEANLLNLRGANDAVEARLDSQARDIAELQGAAPPEADLSGVEEQIAQLSETVQSFETRIAALEDRPANGSGDGSAGAADLQEMRAALDQQRSEIQRLLENAQSIEDATAAAARAAAVQAGVSKITAAISSGAAFDSAVDDLRDAGVDDLPQPLVDGAAEGVATLNNLQNRFPDAARDALSAARASGQSGEENGGVTAFLRRQLDARSVQPREGSDPDAVLSRAEAALRDGRVSAALEEIETLPDEAKTAMSDWITDARARAGAEAGVEDLSQSLTAN; encoded by the coding sequence GTGGCCAGCGACACCAAGGCTGATGCACCCGTGTCCAGCGCCAGCGCGGCGGCAAAGAAAGCTTCGGCCAAGCCAGATGCGAAAGAGACGAAAAAGGCCGACACCACCCCGCCGACAAAGGCAAGCAGCACTGCCGCCACGGCGCATAACCCGGCTGCCTCTGCGCCCGCCGCACCGACCGATGGCGCAAGAACGGCGGATATTGATCCGACCCGCAAAGATCCCAAGACGGCGTTTCAGCCGACCCGCCGGGTGATCGCCAAGAGCACCGACAGCATCGAAACGGCGTCTCCGACCAGGCCGCCGGAAGCGGCTTCGCACCAAAGCGGTCGGTCCGGCAGTATCTTCTGGCCGCTCGTTCTGGGCGGTGTGGTTGCTGCGGTGCTCGGCTTTGCTGCGTCGGAAGCGAACCTGCTGAACCTTCGCGGGGCGAATGACGCGGTCGAGGCCCGGCTCGACAGTCAGGCCCGGGACATCGCGGAGCTTCAAGGCGCGGCCCCCCCCGAGGCGGATCTCAGCGGCGTTGAAGAACAGATCGCACAGCTGTCGGAGACGGTCCAATCCTTCGAAACCCGTATCGCCGCGCTGGAAGACCGCCCCGCGAACGGGTCCGGTGACGGGTCCGCCGGTGCCGCGGATCTGCAAGAGATGCGCGCGGCGCTTGACCAGCAGAGGTCCGAGATCCAGCGCCTGCTGGAAAACGCACAGAGCATTGAAGATGCGACTGCGGCGGCGGCACGTGCGGCGGCCGTTCAGGCGGGTGTGAGCAAGATCACGGCGGCAATCAGCAGTGGTGCGGCTTTTGACAGTGCGGTGGATGACCTGAGGGATGCGGGCGTGGACGATCTGCCGCAGCCGCTGGTCGATGGCGCCGCCGAGGGGGTCGCCACCCTGAACAACCTGCAGAATCGCTTTCCCGACGCGGCGCGCGATGCCCTTTCAGCCGCCCGCGCCAGCGGACAGAGCGGTGAGGAAAACGGCGGCGTGACCGCGTTCCTGCGTCGGCAGTTGGATGCACGGTCTGTGCAGCCGCGAGAAGGGTCCGACCCGGATGCGGTCCTGTCGCGGGCCGAAGCGGCCCTGCGGGATGGCCGGGTGTCCGCCGCCCTAGAAGAAATAGAGACTCTGCCCGACGAGGCGAAGACCGCCATGTCTGACTGGATCACCGACGCACGCGCGCGCGCCGGTGCCGAAGCGGGGGTGGAAGACCTGTCGCAAAGCCTGACGGCAAACTAA
- a CDS encoding heme biosynthesis protein HemY — protein sequence MLWSLIKIIVFVAVVGALAWGAGYLLESQGGVQVTLMGTEYSFGPLQSVIAVLLLLLAVWLLLKILSLLSATLHFLNGDETALSRYFDKNRERKGFEALSDGLMALASGEGKIAMAKAAKADKYLNRPALTNLLTAQAAELSGDRRKAEATYRKLVADEKTRFVGVRGLMKQKLAEGDTDTALQLAEKAFALKPKHEETGDVLLRLQAEKEDWSGARKTLSTKLKNGQLPRDVHKRRDAVLALSEARDVFAEGNDIEAREEAIEANRLSPDLIPAAVMAAQGYIDRKKPRYASRVLTKAWSVHPHPDLAAAFAAIEPDEKPAARIKRFSALTRLQPDHPETKMLLAELNIANEDFPAARRALGKLAEENPTARSVTLMAAIERGEGASDTVVKGWLARALTVSRGPQWICENCQHIHANWKPICENCKSFDTLAWKTPPMSEVAMPGGVQMLPLIVGAPADETGADGAEKVATRSDIEDAQLIVDDDDAKEKEQPAS from the coding sequence ATGCTGTGGTCGTTGATTAAGATTATCGTTTTCGTTGCCGTCGTCGGCGCCTTGGCCTGGGGTGCCGGGTACCTGCTGGAAAGTCAGGGTGGCGTGCAGGTCACGCTGATGGGAACGGAATACAGCTTTGGTCCGCTGCAATCCGTCATCGCGGTGCTGCTGCTGCTGCTGGCGGTCTGGTTGCTGCTCAAGATCCTGTCGTTGCTGTCCGCCACGCTGCACTTCCTGAACGGGGACGAGACCGCGTTGAGCCGCTATTTCGACAAGAACCGGGAACGCAAGGGGTTCGAAGCACTCTCGGACGGGTTGATGGCGCTGGCCAGCGGAGAGGGGAAGATCGCGATGGCGAAGGCCGCCAAGGCGGACAAATACCTGAACCGCCCCGCGCTGACCAACCTGCTGACCGCGCAGGCCGCCGAGTTGTCGGGCGATCGTCGCAAGGCGGAAGCGACCTACCGTAAACTTGTGGCCGACGAGAAGACCCGCTTTGTCGGGGTGCGCGGGCTCATGAAGCAGAAGCTTGCCGAGGGTGATACAGATACCGCGCTGCAACTTGCGGAAAAGGCGTTCGCGCTGAAGCCGAAGCACGAGGAAACCGGCGATGTTCTGCTGCGTCTTCAGGCCGAGAAAGAAGACTGGAGCGGCGCCCGCAAGACGCTGAGCACCAAGCTGAAGAACGGCCAGCTGCCGCGCGATGTGCACAAGCGGCGCGACGCCGTGCTGGCCCTGTCCGAAGCGCGCGACGTTTTTGCCGAGGGCAATGACATCGAGGCGCGCGAAGAAGCGATCGAAGCGAACCGCCTGTCGCCCGATCTGATCCCGGCGGCGGTGATGGCCGCTCAGGGCTACATCGACCGCAAGAAGCCGCGCTATGCCTCCCGCGTTCTGACCAAGGCATGGAGCGTGCATCCGCACCCGGACCTCGCGGCCGCTTTTGCCGCGATCGAGCCGGACGAGAAACCCGCCGCCCGCATCAAACGCTTCAGCGCCTTGACCCGTTTGCAGCCCGATCATCCGGAAACCAAGATGCTGCTGGCGGAACTGAATATCGCGAACGAGGATTTCCCCGCCGCCCGCCGTGCGCTGGGCAAGCTGGCAGAGGAAAACCCGACAGCGCGTTCAGTAACGCTCATGGCGGCTATCGAACGGGGCGAGGGCGCGTCGGATACGGTGGTCAAGGGGTGGCTTGCACGTGCGCTGACAGTGTCGCGCGGGCCGCAGTGGATCTGCGAGAACTGCCAGCACATTCATGCAAACTGGAAACCGATCTGCGAAAACTGCAAGAGCTTCGACACGCTGGCCTGGAAGACGCCGCCGATGTCGGAAGTCGCGATGCCGGGTGGCGTCCAGATGTTGCCGCTGATCGTCGGCGCGCCTGCGGATGAGACAGGGGCGGATGGCGCTGAAAAGGTTGCCACCCGCAGCGATATCGAGGACGCGCAACTGATCGTCGATGACGATGATGCGAAAGAGAAGGAACAGCCTGCATCCTGA
- a CDS encoding mannose-1-phosphate guanylyltransferase/mannose-6-phosphate isomerase, translating to MTAPEITPVILCGGSGTRLWPVSRKSFPKQFISLIGKGSLYQQSSTRLSGPGYAAPMIVTNSDFRFIATQQLADAGLDPGAVLIEPQARNTAPALLAAALVQMQTDPDALMLAAPSDHYITEADKFRDSVQRGVDAAVAGQIVTFGIHPDRPETGYGYLEVGGGDGGAVVPLKRFVEKPELAEAERMLASGGYLWNAGIFMYTARTLVDAYAVHAPDLLTHVRAAVEGARPDLGFLRLDPEAWSRCEDISVDYAIMEKVTNLSVIEHHGDWSDLGGWAAVHQHAGKDEDGVAVQGAALAIDCMDSLLRSENAGQQVVGLGLDGIVAVAMPDAVLIAHRDRVADVGNVVKEMRKRSIPQADAFPKDHRPWGFFETLILGGRFQVKRIVVTPGAALSLQSHVHRSEHWIVVAGTAKVTIDDKVQLVCENESVYIPLGAVHRMENPGKVPMELIEVQTGSYLGEDDIVRYEDVYARGQGAKG from the coding sequence ATGACAGCACCGGAAATCACCCCGGTTATCCTTTGCGGAGGGTCAGGCACAAGACTTTGGCCCGTGTCCCGCAAGAGCTTTCCCAAGCAGTTCATTTCACTGATCGGCAAGGGCAGCCTCTACCAACAATCAAGCACGCGTCTGTCCGGGCCGGGCTACGCTGCCCCGATGATCGTCACCAATTCCGATTTCCGGTTCATCGCCACACAACAGCTGGCCGACGCCGGGCTCGATCCAGGCGCCGTCCTGATTGAACCGCAGGCCCGCAACACCGCCCCTGCCCTGCTGGCGGCAGCCCTGGTACAGATGCAGACGGACCCGGACGCCCTGATGCTGGCCGCGCCCTCGGACCATTACATCACCGAAGCTGACAAATTCCGCGACAGCGTTCAGCGTGGGGTGGACGCGGCAGTCGCCGGACAGATCGTCACCTTCGGCATCCATCCGGATCGCCCCGAAACCGGCTACGGCTATCTCGAAGTCGGCGGAGGTGACGGCGGTGCTGTCGTACCGCTGAAACGCTTTGTCGAGAAACCTGAACTGGCCGAGGCGGAGCGGATGCTGGCGTCGGGCGGCTACCTGTGGAACGCGGGCATTTTCATGTACACCGCCCGGACCCTGGTCGATGCCTATGCCGTCCATGCACCCGACTTGCTGACGCATGTACGGGCCGCCGTGGAGGGAGCTCGCCCCGATCTTGGCTTTCTGCGGCTTGACCCCGAAGCCTGGTCCCGTTGCGAGGATATCTCCGTCGATTATGCAATCATGGAGAAGGTGACGAACCTGAGCGTCATTGAGCACCACGGCGACTGGTCCGATCTGGGGGGCTGGGCGGCCGTGCACCAGCACGCCGGTAAAGATGAAGACGGGGTCGCGGTGCAAGGCGCCGCACTGGCGATCGACTGCATGGACAGCCTGCTGAGGTCCGAGAACGCGGGCCAGCAGGTGGTTGGCCTGGGACTGGACGGTATCGTCGCCGTTGCAATGCCCGACGCCGTCCTGATCGCCCATCGCGACAGGGTTGCGGACGTGGGCAATGTGGTCAAAGAAATGCGCAAACGCAGCATTCCGCAAGCTGACGCCTTTCCCAAGGATCACCGTCCCTGGGGCTTTTTCGAGACGCTGATCCTGGGCGGACGGTTTCAGGTCAAACGCATCGTCGTCACACCGGGCGCCGCGTTGAGCCTGCAAAGCCATGTCCACCGTTCCGAGCATTGGATCGTCGTCGCGGGAACGGCCAAGGTCACGATCGACGACAAGGTGCAGCTCGTGTGCGAGAACGAATCCGTCTACATCCCGCTGGGCGCCGTACACCGGATGGAGAACCCCGGTAAGGTCCCCATGGAACTGATCGAGGTCCAGACGGGAAGCTACCTCGGCGAGGACGACATTGTGCGCTACGAAGACGTCTACGCCCGTGGCCAAGGGGCCAAGGGCTAA